One Osmerus eperlanus chromosome 2, fOsmEpe2.1, whole genome shotgun sequence genomic window, ggatgaggaggggtggaggaggagggtggtaccTGCTGTGGGGCACGGCCGATGAAGGTGgtggggtccaggagggagtcCAGCTGGGCCAGGATGGGGGTGAAGTAGGGGTCGGCCTGGACCCTGGCCAGGAGGTCGTTGTCCCCGCCCTCCTGCTTGACCACAGCAGCCGCCTGCTGTGACAGAACCCGGATCTTCTCATGGCAGTCCTGCACACACGGGGGtcagggtcatgtgacacacgggggtcagggtcatgtgacacacgggggtcagggtcatgtgacacacGGGGGTCAGGGTCAAGTGACACACGGGGGtcagggtcatgtgacacacgggggtcagggtcatgtgacacacgggggtcagggtcatgtgacacacgggggtcagggtcatgtgacacacgggggtcagggtcatgtgacacacgggggtcagggtcatgtgacacacgggggtcagggtcatgtgacacagATCAAGTTAAACCAACTAGTCCAAAGGTGGAATTTAAACACTGTAGTAAATTTCCCACAAGACAACACAAAACACCtagtgtccagacacacacagcatcacacaATTTAgacagacatcaacagacacagATAAAGGAACTAAACACACCTGTCTGTTGCCTCCAGCTTTCACCATGGCCATGATGAGGTTCTCTGTAGCCATGAAGGGAAGCTCATGACGGATGTGTCTCTCGATCACCTGGCAGCCagcgaggagagacaggagagaggcaggaggagagacaggagagaggcaggaggagagacaggagagaggcaggaggagagacaggagagaggcaggaggagagacaggaggagagacatgaggccagggaggagagacaagagagaggcaggaggagagaggcaggaggagagacatgaggccagggaggagagacaggaggagagacatgaggccagggaggagagacaggaggagagacatgaggccagggaggagagacaggagagaggcaggaggacaaACAGGAGAATGAACAGAATGTAGATGAAGTGCTTTACTGGAACATCAGGGACTTGACCCCAGTGTTCATGCAATCAGATGAGCGGAAAACCATTTCCGACCGCCCTCCAGCAGTATGTTACATGACATGTGTCCTGTATCAGGGGCAGGGTCGTACCTTGGGGTAAACCACCAGGCCCTCTGTGATGTTCTGCAGAGTGCTGAGGATGATGTCAGCGGTCAGGAAGGACTCAGGGAGAGAGATCCTcctgaggagcacacacacaggaagagacatgagagagagacatggagaaacacagagagacatgagagagagacatggagaaacacagagagacatgagagagagacatggagaaacacagagagacatgagagagagacatggagaaacgcagagagacatgagagagagacaaggagaaacacagagagacatgagagagagacatggagaaacacagagagacatgagagagagacatggagaaacacagagagacatggagaaacgcagagagacatgagagagagacatggagaaacacagagagacatgagagagagacatggagaaacacagagagacatgagagagagacatggagaaacacagagagacatgagaaagagacaaggagaaacacagagagacatgagagagagacatggagaaacacagagagacatgagagagagacatggagaaacacagagagacatgagagagagacatggagaaacgcagagagacatgagagagagacatggagaaacacagagagacatgagagagagacatggagaaacgcagagagacatgagagagagacaaggagaaacacagagagacatgagagagagacatggagaaacacagagagacatgagagagagacatggagaaacacagagagacatggagaaacgcagagagacatgagagagagacatggagaaacacagagagacatgagagagagacatggagaaacacagagagacatgagagagagacatggagaaacacagagagacatgagaaagagacaaggagaaacacagagagacatgagagagagacatggagaaacacagagagacatgagagagagacatggagaaacacagagagacatgagagagagacatggagaaacgcagagagacatgagagagagacatggagaaacgCAGAGAGACAtgagcaatagagagagagatgttggacACTGTGCTCACCTGTTGGCACTGTCGTCCAATGTCCTCTCCAGCCACTGGACGGCAGCAGTCTGCAGGGGGTCAGAGATCAGCGCCATCAGGTGGCGAGCCAGACTACAGCAGCGCTCCGCCCGCATCGGGTTCCTCTTGTAAGGCATGGCACTGGACCCTGGAGGAGACAGTTTATTAAGTAAGTCATTAGAGTGGAGACAGCATTGGGGTAAAGGGGATTGGGTATCTAGTCATGACGCACCAATCTGCTCTTTCTCAAAGGGCTCCTCTATCTCCTTCAGGTTAGCCAGCAGGCGGATGTCGGTGCAGAtctgatggaggagaagagggagaggagtttcACATGGTTAACAACTGAAACaactactatatatatatatatgctatgCTATATATGGACGGCACCCTATGCTAGGGTGGTGTTTCCTATGCTAGGGTGGTGTTTCCTATGCTAGGGTGGTGTTTCCTATGCTAGGGTGGTGTTTCCTATGCTAGGGTGGTGTTTCCTATGCTAGGGTGGTGTTTCCTATGCTAGGGTGGTGTTTCCTATGCTAGGGTGGTGTTTCCTATGCTAGGGTGGTGTTTCCTATGCTAGGGTGGTGTTTCCTATGCTAGGGTGGTGTTTCCTATGCTAGGGTGGTGTTTCCTATGCTAGGGTGGTGTTTCCTATGCTAGGGTGGTGTTTCCTATGCTAGGGTGGTGTTTCCTATGCTAGGGTGGTGTTTCCTATGCTAGGGTGGTGTTTCCTATGCTAGGGTGGTGTTTCCTATGCTAGGGTGGTGTTTCCTATGCTAGGGTGGTGTTTCCTATGCTAGGGTGGTGTTTCCTATGCTAGGGTGGTGTTTCCTATGCTAGGGTGGTGTTTCCTATGCTAGGGTGGTGTTTCCTATGCTAGGGTGGTGTTTCCTCAGGGGCAGCAGCTCACCTTGTGGACTGAGGCCCCCAGGCTGGCCAGGCAGGCCAGAGAGTCAACGTCCACCTTCCGGCTGTACGTCTGCCCCGTAACTAGGTAGGCTCTGCATGGCAACCATCACAAACACGAGGGAAAACAAGTTATCAAGAGTAAATGAGCCGGGTCCCGATAGCTGCATGAATATGACTGTTAAAGCTCCATCCTAAGACTAAGCAGTGACCGCTGGTGAGGCTCCTCATGTGTGCTTACTTTTTGAAGCCGGCCATCTCTGTGACCAtcctgtccagctcctccacctacAAAACAGAGAAGGAACAGTGTGAGaaatccgtgtatcattcgttctttcatttttcaattgataaaccaaaaaccaaaacccccaaattattcgtttttccgttattcaattgagaaaccaaaatccaaatccaaaaacggggcactgaccgaaaatgaattagaaattgtgtttttggtgacccggaagttgttactcatacgcccgttggctgcgtgcagtttgcagtgtaaccagagcgagaaaccatggaaacgagcgtccaccagaaaacacaaggaagaatgtagatagatcccaaacttgaaatggaatgtttgcactttcagtgtatattttgttgtatgtattgtacttgtgtttttcatgccaacaatgttaataaaatgatcaaatgcattcagtggcactcataatttctcttattttcaccgaaaatgtggttagtggaaattctgattgttaccagagccacattggctggtgatcaaaaaagttaatttacaaTCCTGATGACAACCGAAAAAATCGGCAGGACCTTCCAGGTTAGCCTATCTATTTTGCCTATAAACCCAGCGCTGCGCTAAGAGCCACTTTGAATAACAGTGGTGTCGACACCATGGCCGCACGTTTTGTTCCTCTAAACAATATAAAACTCTCCATGATTGTTTGAGTAGGCTATCTAGATTAAGAGAAATTAGTGGAATACATGAAGAAGTCATTTGGGTCACAAGTTCCGGGTCACCCAAAACAACatttctaaatcattttcggtcagtgccccgtttttggattttggtttctcaattgaataacaagaaaaacaattgtttttcgtttctcgtttttcgtttctcaattgaaaaatgaaagaacgaatgatacacggattgTGAGAGAACTCTCTGTTTGTATATGTGAATCAAGACATTTATTTCAGCGTATAAAGTGTTTACCTTCTCATGGTCCCCCTGGAAGAGCTGCAGGAAGCTagcctgtgtgcctgtggttCCTTTGACCCCCCGGAAACGCAGGTCGTCGCGGGCACGCTGAAGGTTCCTCATGTCCATGGCCAGATCCTGGAGCCACAGACACGCCCGCTTGCCCACCGTGGTTAACTGCGCtggtctgggggagagggggggagggaggggggggggaggaggacatggagagatgagagagatgttCAGATCTGAGAGAACATCAGCACGTCTAGAGTCAGAGAAGTTAAACACAGTCATGTAGTATTCACAGGAAAGGACAAGACTAGCATAAAGACATGTGTGATATAGACAGAGCATTCACTCACTGGTAGTGTGTGAAGCCCAGAGTTGGGAGGTCAGCATACTTCTCAGCAAAGTTCACCAGCCTGTCTGCCACACGGGCCAGCTATGAGCACACAGGAGCCACTCTTATTTACTGCTGAGGTTTCATGTTTTAATGGGTGATGGCttattaataatataataatctcCTCAGACACTGTCAGACATTACAAGCCTGTACTCTCACCTTGGGCAGCAGAATGTCAAAGCCATCACGCAGCATGATCAAATCCTGAAGGAGACAAACAAATGGAGGTTGGCTGACTAGGCAGCGCATGTGGAGCCCTCTGTGATATTGCGTTTTAAAAGGGTTATACAGACAAAATGGAGTTTGAAGATCAGCATGGGGccagtgaggggtgagaggggggcagTGAGGGGTGACGGGGGCAGTTACCGTGTTGTCCCCAACATAGCAGGAGGTGGCGCCCAGGTGGATGATGGGTGCGGCGGAGGGGCAGCAGTGGGCGAATGTGTGCACGTGGGCCATGACATCATGCCTCAGCTTGCGCTCCTCATCCGCCGCCATGGCGAAGTCGATGTCCTCCCTGTGGCTCTCCATCTCTGCCACCTGGGCATCGGTGATGGGCAGGCCCAGGGCCTGGGCAGAGGgacggggcagagaggagggagagcagggcagggggagagtagagggggaagaggggggaaggacgagcagagaagggggaggcagcaaaggaggagatgggaaaCGAGAGAAGGCTTTATTAAGTTGAAATATTTCCACTAAAGTTTCAATGTTTATGGTAAACCGTATTTTAATAGCAGGAATGCTTGGCTGAGTGGTGTACACTCCCTGTTCAACTCTGCTGTTTCAGAATATAAAATCTATTAGCACCAAGACTAAAGATGATGAAATACTGTCCTCATCTCCGGTAGGCTGGAACAAATGTTGGGGTTCTGATTacacctgtttacgctcctgtttcgcccgcgtgacaaaaatgctgcctccccctccctcagttacgacgcactaaattctaacaaatatattttttagacgctacacatgttatacatcattggaaagctacgattcttgtgcttccattgaaataaaccaattcaagatcaagtcgcaatagcaagcaaagtcaacgtctttttccggtgaacattccttcaacaatgccaaagaaaaaagttgtactcaccctaagtggttcaaataggtccaggtgtgcaaatcatgccatcaaaacttgatctgcttacagtcccaagggttcaaagtatctaaccatgtaaagtaatttgtccaaatacaatgttttacgttcatgaatagccattatcctttgtttcattatgcaagttagccgacggaagaaacaacatgttcacattaacccttgtgctgccttcgggtcacatgacccaaaggttcataatgaaccatcattgtgtttacccaattttacccactacaaaaacaaataaaaataattttcttttaacctttgcaatgtggggggtctgagacagcccaacggttaaaagaaaatgcttcactttgtttttgtatgcggtaaagttgtcgcaatacgacggtgggtcacaatgactgatgggtcagaatgacccgaagataacacaagggttaaagtgttattttctccggttagcaacggagtatttacaatatgaaggcatcaaaatgtccgttgaaccctccccttttgattgacccaataggagcttccatgccccgttgacagccctctaaagccaactaggtctgtgcgtcctttagctattatatatgatagttctaagtaccacctttcattagagataacaattatgaaaaataatacctttttatcctgagtatttgaccttggttacaaagggtcattttggagtctccaaaagacccttttagaaaatgcctggatgtactcttataaaaacatgtgtcaaatatgaatatattgtggtattatgtttgacttttgatttgaattgggtaaggcttcaacctgtggtccaatttagtcttccagctaatacctaccacctctaggcctcttcaggcctctgttttcaaaacaaaatctaggcggaaatagaaatgttcactttccttgtgttcaagcttctaatactcaacactagtaggactgacaggggtccggacaacaggggacataactccagtgtcagctttcaaaagagatcatttacatgcatgtactccaaatggttcaagaacagcttccaatttactttgggtatgctgtttaggcgtttttaggcacatttaacaggaggctTATTAAGTGGTGATAGCACACAGAGCTATGTTGAAAGTCATGTGGCATTCAGGAAATTCAATTAGGAATTTGTCCCAAGCAAAGCAACTGATTAAGTACAACAGTCACGAGGTGAACCACCTACCCGGGCTGGTTGGGGCTAGTCAGGGACACACTGGTAGTGATGGGCCTTGGGTTGGGGAGAAAGTGAGGGCCAGGCCAGTTCTCTGGGTCAGTCTCTTGTTACCCTGACATTCTGAGCTATTTTAGACTTTAGTCCAGTCTCCAGAGAAAAACGATGTTGTTCCGCAATGCTTCATGAAACTTCGACTTAAGTAACAATGCAAGTTCCCAAATCTGCCCTGATCTCTTGAGACAATACTGACACCACTCCAGAATTCAGTAGAGATCAGTAAAGAATAAATAGGACAGATACAACATTCAGACAGGGACTAGCTCAGCTGACTAACTAATCTGACCTACCAAGATACCTTGGAGGATACTATTGACAAGTCCGTACTGCTCACAGTACAGTAAATCAATCTCACAACCGCTGCTTCAAGGGATCCATCTTTAACACGTTATGGATTTAGGGTAAAATACATCAAAGCTACTCAACCAGCTTGACTGCTCACATGACCAGTTCCTGCAACTGGAAGACCACCTTACACGCGGCTGCTCGTCTTCCAGGCTACCAAGCTTGTCTTAGAGAGCACTTCATTTAAGAGGTCTCTAAAACTATATTTAGACAAGGGAACTTGATCGTTCTTTTTCAAGGTCGCAAAGTTCACATTTACTCCAATCAGATGCACAGAGTTTAAGTTTGCAGCGGTACGGTAAACTACCGACAAAATAACAAGTGTATCGTGTATGTCACGTGTAGTTTTAGCTAGCTACAGATTACTGTATCAAACCTTTTCAGCTTTGGCCAGGTAGATCCAAAGCTTC contains:
- the adsl gene encoding adenylosuccinate lyase; translation: MDGSGDEFMMYRSPLVSRYASKEMAYNFSDRKKFTTWRKLWIYLAKAEKALGLPITDAQVAEMESHREDIDFAMAADEERKLRHDVMAHVHTFAHCCPSAAPIIHLGATSCYVGDNTDLIMLRDGFDILLPKLARVADRLVNFAEKYADLPTLGFTHYQPAQLTTVGKRACLWLQDLAMDMRNLQRARDDLRFRGVKGTTGTQASFLQLFQGDHEKVEELDRMVTEMAGFKKAYLVTGQTYSRKVDVDSLACLASLGASVHKICTDIRLLANLKEIEEPFEKEQIGSSAMPYKRNPMRAERCCSLARHLMALISDPLQTAAVQWLERTLDDSANRRISLPESFLTADIILSTLQNITEGLVVYPKVIERHIRHELPFMATENLIMAMVKAGGNRQDCHEKIRVLSQQAAAVVKQEGGDNDLLARVQADPYFTPILAQLDSLLDPTTFIGRAPQQVRHFLDEEVRPLLGPYRAKMDVQIELEL